From the Micromonospora sediminicola genome, one window contains:
- a CDS encoding glycerophosphodiester phosphodiesterase, with the protein MRRTLSALGVAGALLAAAAVVVPAVAAQAGPDHHAERPRATQRPIVIGHRGASGYRPEHTLEAYRLAIRQGADFIEPDLVSTKDGVLVARHENEISGTTDVAAHPEFAARKATKTIDGVAVTGWFTEDFTLAELKTLRAKERLPLVRVANTAFDGRFEIPTFQEVIDLARAESKARGRTIGVYPETKHPTYFASIGRALEEPLVAVLRKNRLTHRNDPVFIQSFETANLRKLDTMTDVRLVQLMDAAGAPYDFTAAGDRRTYADLATAAGLAWVSRYADGVGLNKNLIVPRDAAGRLLAPTSVIRDAHRLKLVVHAWTFRAENQFLPVDFRIGADPNARGDITSEYELFFDLGLDGAFADQPDTAVAARAGR; encoded by the coding sequence TTGCGACGTACCCTTTCCGCCCTCGGCGTGGCCGGCGCGCTGCTCGCGGCGGCGGCCGTGGTGGTGCCGGCCGTGGCCGCCCAGGCCGGCCCGGACCACCACGCCGAGCGCCCCCGCGCGACCCAGCGGCCGATCGTGATCGGTCACCGGGGGGCCAGCGGCTACCGCCCGGAGCACACCCTGGAGGCCTACCGGCTCGCCATCCGGCAGGGCGCCGACTTCATCGAGCCGGACCTGGTCTCGACGAAGGACGGCGTGCTGGTCGCCCGGCACGAGAACGAGATCTCGGGTACGACGGACGTGGCGGCCCACCCCGAGTTCGCCGCCCGCAAGGCGACGAAGACCATCGACGGGGTAGCGGTCACCGGCTGGTTCACCGAGGACTTCACGCTGGCCGAGCTGAAGACGCTGCGGGCGAAGGAGCGGCTGCCGCTGGTGCGGGTGGCCAACACCGCGTTCGACGGCAGGTTCGAGATCCCCACCTTCCAGGAGGTCATCGACCTGGCCCGGGCCGAGTCGAAGGCGCGGGGCCGGACCATCGGCGTCTACCCGGAGACGAAGCACCCCACCTACTTCGCGTCGATCGGGCGGGCGCTGGAGGAGCCGCTGGTCGCGGTGCTCCGGAAGAACCGGCTGACCCACCGCAACGACCCGGTCTTCATCCAGAGCTTCGAGACCGCCAACCTGCGCAAGCTCGACACGATGACCGACGTGCGGCTCGTCCAGCTCATGGACGCGGCCGGCGCCCCCTACGACTTCACCGCCGCCGGCGACCGCCGGACCTACGCCGACCTGGCCACCGCCGCCGGCCTGGCCTGGGTGTCCCGGTACGCCGACGGCGTCGGCCTGAACAAGAACCTGATCGTGCCCCGGGACGCCGCCGGCCGGCTGCTCGCGCCGACCTCGGTGATCCGGGACGCGCACCGGCTCAAGCTGGTGGTGCACGCGTGGACCTTCCGGGCCGAGAACCAGTTCCTGCCGGTGGACTTCCGGATCGGCGCCGACCCGAACGCGCGCGGTGACATCACGTCCGAGTACGAACTCTTCTTCGACCTGGGCCTCGACGGCGCGTTCGCCGACCAGCCCGACACGGCGGTCGCCGCCCGCGCCGGCCGCTGA
- a CDS encoding potassium channel family protein yields MSARRSEDTGVAVIGLGRFGCHLANSLARLDHEVLAVDRDPERVQRWSGELDRVVQADATEEAVLRQLGMADFPRVVVAIGASVEASVLTVLALTELGVPQIWARATSEKHAKILHSVGAHHVVFPEAETGERVAHLIVSRMLDFIEFGDDFAIAKIRVPPPLVGRSLRDLAPQDRYGVMVVGAKQPGQPFRYAGPETVLEPESVLIVEGSIAQVQRFAALA; encoded by the coding sequence TTGTCGGCTAGACGTTCCGAGGACACCGGCGTCGCCGTGATCGGCCTCGGCCGGTTCGGCTGTCACCTGGCCAACTCGCTGGCCCGGCTCGACCACGAGGTGCTGGCCGTCGACCGCGACCCGGAGCGGGTCCAGCGCTGGTCCGGCGAACTGGACCGGGTGGTGCAGGCCGACGCCACCGAGGAGGCGGTGCTGCGCCAGCTCGGTATGGCCGACTTCCCCCGGGTGGTGGTCGCCATCGGCGCGTCGGTCGAGGCGAGCGTACTCACCGTGCTGGCCCTGACCGAGCTGGGCGTACCGCAGATCTGGGCCCGGGCCACCTCGGAGAAGCACGCGAAGATCCTGCACTCGGTCGGCGCGCACCACGTGGTGTTCCCGGAGGCGGAGACCGGCGAGCGGGTGGCGCACCTGATCGTCAGCCGGATGCTCGACTTCATCGAGTTCGGCGACGACTTCGCCATCGCCAAGATCCGGGTGCCGCCGCCGCTGGTCGGGCGTTCGCTGCGCGACCTGGCCCCGCAGGACCGGTACGGCGTGATGGTGGTCGGCGCCAAGCAGCCCGGCCAGCCGTTCCGCTACGCCGGGCCGGAGACCGTGCTGGAGCCGGAGAGCGTGCTCATCGTGGAGGGCAGCATCGCCCAGGTGCAGCGCTTCGCCGCGCTGGCCTGA
- a CDS encoding TrkH family potassium uptake protein, producing the protein MRRLLRKPVRLVPLGFLVVILVGTGLLMLPWATSEQRYTSFETALFTSTSAVSVTGMTVTDTPNYWNGFGLVMITVLTQLGGFGILTGASLVILAVSRQLGLRNRLLVQAETAEFGLGDLRRLLLRIAATVFVTEALVAAVVGARLWLVYDYAPGRAIWAAVFHSIQAFNNGGFTLYSDGLVAFARDPWVTLPLCAGAIIGGLGFPALFEATREWRRPARWAVATKLTVWGSLVLIAVGFGYLLLAEWGNPYTIGTYDVPGKVLSTFGQIALSRTGGFDLINVDRLTEESYPMFVGLMFIGGGSASTAGGIKVSTFFLLGFAIWAELRGEPDTTVGHRRVASASQRQALTVALLSVALVTAGTVGLIALTAHVRFHAALFEVTSAFSTTGLTVGLTQQLPPSGQYVLIALMYIGRVGPLTLGSAIALNTRRRLYRYPEEQPIVG; encoded by the coding sequence GTGCGCCGCCTGCTCCGCAAGCCCGTCCGGCTGGTGCCGCTCGGGTTCCTGGTGGTGATCCTGGTCGGCACCGGGCTGCTCATGCTGCCCTGGGCCACGAGCGAGCAGCGCTACACCTCGTTCGAGACCGCGCTGTTCACCTCCACCTCGGCGGTGTCGGTGACCGGCATGACGGTCACCGACACGCCGAACTACTGGAACGGCTTCGGGCTGGTGATGATCACCGTGCTCACGCAGCTCGGCGGCTTCGGCATCCTGACCGGCGCGTCGTTGGTGATCCTCGCGGTCTCCCGCCAGCTCGGCCTGCGCAACCGGCTGCTCGTCCAGGCCGAGACCGCCGAGTTCGGCCTCGGTGACCTACGCCGGCTGCTGCTGCGGATCGCGGCCACCGTCTTCGTCACGGAAGCGCTGGTGGCCGCCGTGGTCGGCGCGCGGCTGTGGCTGGTCTACGACTACGCGCCCGGGCGGGCGATCTGGGCCGCCGTGTTCCACTCGATCCAGGCGTTCAACAACGGCGGCTTCACGCTCTACTCCGACGGCCTCGTCGCCTTCGCCCGCGACCCCTGGGTGACGTTGCCGCTCTGCGCCGGCGCGATCATCGGCGGGCTCGGCTTCCCGGCGCTCTTCGAGGCCACCCGGGAGTGGCGGCGGCCGGCGCGCTGGGCGGTCGCCACCAAGCTGACCGTCTGGGGCAGCCTGGTGCTCATCGCCGTCGGCTTCGGCTACCTGCTGCTGGCCGAGTGGGGCAACCCGTACACGATCGGCACCTACGACGTGCCGGGCAAGGTGCTGTCGACCTTCGGCCAGATCGCGCTGAGCCGCACCGGCGGCTTCGACCTGATCAACGTGGATCGGCTCACCGAGGAGAGCTACCCGATGTTCGTCGGCCTGATGTTCATCGGCGGCGGCAGCGCCAGCACCGCCGGCGGCATCAAGGTCTCCACGTTCTTCCTGCTCGGCTTCGCCATCTGGGCGGAGCTGCGCGGCGAACCGGACACCACGGTGGGGCACCGCCGGGTGGCCTCGGCCAGCCAGCGGCAGGCGCTGACGGTCGCCCTGCTCAGCGTCGCGCTGGTCACCGCCGGCACGGTCGGCCTGATCGCGCTGACCGCGCACGTGCGCTTCCACGCCGCGCTGTTCGAGGTCACCTCGGCGTTCAGCACCACCGGGCTCACCGTCGGCCTGACCCAGCAGTTGCCGCCGTCCGGGCAGTACGTGCTGATCGCGCTCATGTACATCGGCCGGGTCGGCCCGCTCACCCTCGGGTCCGCGATCGCGTTGAACACCCGGCGACGCCTGTACCGCTACCCGGAGGAGCAACCCATTGTCGGCTAG